The Polaribacter sp. MED152 region TGGGATATTATTTGTTAAATTTGAGATAGATAATAATTAATGTCCCCCAATATTATTTTTGAAAAAAGGTTTATTTTTAATAAACCTTTTTTTTATGGTAAAATTTATAATTCATTACTCTTTACATTTCTTATTTCCTTTGGCTATAGCCTATATCTTCTTTAAAGAGAAATGGAAAACTGTTTATTTTATTTTTCTTGCTTCTATGCTAGTAGATTTAGATCATTTGTTAGCAAGCCCAATCTTTGCAGAAAACAGATGTAGCATCAATTTCCATCCTTTGCATACTTATTATGCAATGGCTATTTATTTTGTAGGCCTATTTTTTAAAAAAACAAGAATATTGGCAATAGCTTTGCTATTCCATATGCTTACAGATCTTATTGATTGCTATTTGTAAAACGATTGTACAATCTTGTAATATCATTAGAGATATTGAATTTAATAATTATAAAAAAGTAAATTAGAGTTATTAAAAGACTTTTTAGGGCAATATTGATTATTGGATGAATGGGAAAACCAAATAATTCAACAACAGGCACATTAAAATCCCAAAAATTGAATACCAAATACATCATTGCAATAATTAAAATCATAATGAAAGATTTATTGGTAAATGGAGTCATAGAAAATTTACTTTTCACAAACAATATCTTACCTGTATTTGCTGTAAAAATTACAATTAATGTTGCTAAAGCTAAACCATCTGTACCCATCTCTAAATCATAATAAAATAATTTATTTAAAAAGTAAACAGATAAGGCCATTCCTACACTAAAAGGTAAAGTTACTTTGTAGTACTTCGAATTATTAATAATAGCACCATTATTACCTAAAAATCCATTATACATTTTAAGTAAAGAAATCATAAATACAACTAATACACCACCTGCATATTCTTGAGGTAATAAATTAAATAATTGCTGAACATTTGTATTGATTATTACAAAAAAGAAACCACTTATTAAAAGTAAATTTATAGAGCTTTTCTTGTAAAGTGAAGCAACCTCAGCATGATTTTCTTCATTCAAAGTCTTTGATGTTAAAGGCTGTAAAATATTTAACATAGCTCTACTTGGTGCTTCTATAAACGAACCTATAAAAACAGCAACAGAATAATAGGCAGCTTTTTCTAAAGACTCTTTACCTGGAATCATAAATTTATCGATATCTAAAATGATAGCACCTGCACTACCTGCAAGAATAATATAAATAGAATAACGCATGATTTCATTAAAATTCTCTGGTCTTGAAAATGTGAACTTTGGAAAGTACAAACGAAATGCATAAAACATCATAACAAACATTCTTAGAAAGTAAGCAGCTGTTAAGTAATAAATGAATTCAGCTTTAGAGATGAACTCAAAATAAACAGCAAAAAGCAAAATCATTACCACTACCCTATTCCATAATTCTTTTAAAATGTTACCAAATACAGACTGAAATTGCACTTTAGCCCAAGCATAAAAAACTTCGAAATAAGCACAAGTAAAAGCAATAAGATAGATTACGAACGTATAATTTTTTATAATTGGATTTTCTTCTGACAAGTAATTGCTAATCTGTTCATAAAACGCATTACCTAAAAAACCCATAGGTAAAGCCACCAATAATGGTAAAAATAAAATTGCAGATAAAAACTTATCCTTTTCAACTTTTGTGTAATAACTCGAGAAAAATTTAACGATGGTATGATGTATACCTAATGCAATCAAAGGCATTAATAAGTTAGATGATGAGAGCAAGAAAGTAACTAACCCATAGTATTCATCTTCTAAAAAACGAGTGTATAAAAACAAGGTATTTATTCCACCAAAGACGAAGCCAAGGTAAATAAATAAGGTGTTTTTAAAAGATTGCTTTAATACAATTCCCATTTAAAGAGATTTTATAATTGTTGCTAGTTGCTCTGTGAGCTGTTTTCTATGAAATTGATCAATATTTTTAGAAGCTACTTTTAAATCATCCTTTAAATAATCATAATAAAGTGCTAAAATTTTATTCTTCAATGCCAGTTTATCTTCATAATTAAAAACCTCACCAGCCTTTGTATTTTCTAAAATTACAGACAGATCACCATTTTTTGGCCCAAGTGCTAAAATAGGTCTTTTTGCAGTTAAATATTCAAAAAGTTTTCCTGTTAAAATACCATTTGCATTTTCTACATTCGGAATCAATAATAATAAAACTTGTGATTTTTTTTGATATTGAATTGCCTTTTCATGAGATACGTAACCAATAAAATTTGCATTCTCTTTTAACTGATTTCGCTCTATTTCTTTTAAAACTTCATTAGAAATATCACCAATGAAATTCAATTCTAAATCATTCTTAAAATTCGCTTTTTCTAAACTAATTTCTTTTAATACTTCAAATAATATTTTAGGATTACTCTGCTTAGGTAGCAAACCAATATAAGAAATAGAAAATTTGGAATCTAAGATAACCTCAGTACTCTGCAGAACTTCATCATCAAAACCATTTGTAATTACTTCTACTCTTTTTGAATTAACTTCAAATTCCTTTTTTAAAGAATTACTAACTGTAATTACACAATCTGCATTTTGTAAAACCCTTTTTTCTAATTTTAAATGTTTCTTTTTGGCAAAGGAAAGTTGATTAAATTCTTTATTGTAATATAAATTTGTCCAAGGATCTCTAAAATCTGCAATCCATTTTAGTTTGTGTAACTTTTGCAGTTGTTTAGCAATAAGGTGCATGCTGTGAGGAGGACCTGTAGAAATTATTGCATCAACTTTATGGTTCTTTAGGTATTTATTTAAATACTTAACAGAAGATTTTACCCAAAATATTTTAGGATCTGGAATAAAAAAATTCCCTCTTATAAATGCTAACAACCC contains the following coding sequences:
- a CDS encoding DUF6122 family protein, producing MVKFIIHYSLHFLFPLAIAYIFFKEKWKTVYFIFLASMLVDLDHLLASPIFAENRCSINFHPLHTYYAMAIYFVGLFFKKTRILAIALLFHMLTDLIDCYL
- a CDS encoding lipopolysaccharide biosynthesis protein, with translation MGIVLKQSFKNTLFIYLGFVFGGINTLFLYTRFLEDEYYGLVTFLLSSSNLLMPLIALGIHHTIVKFFSSYYTKVEKDKFLSAILFLPLLVALPMGFLGNAFYEQISNYLSEENPIIKNYTFVIYLIAFTCAYFEVFYAWAKVQFQSVFGNILKELWNRVVVMILLFAVYFEFISKAEFIYYLTAAYFLRMFVMMFYAFRLYFPKFTFSRPENFNEIMRYSIYIILAGSAGAIILDIDKFMIPGKESLEKAAYYSVAVFIGSFIEAPSRAMLNILQPLTSKTLNEENHAEVASLYKKSSINLLLISGFFFVIINTNVQQLFNLLPQEYAGGVLVVFMISLLKMYNGFLGNNGAIINNSKYYKVTLPFSVGMALSVYFLNKLFYYDLEMGTDGLALATLIVIFTANTGKILFVKSKFSMTPFTNKSFIMILIIAMMYLVFNFWDFNVPVVELFGFPIHPIINIALKSLLITLIYFFIIIKFNISNDITRLYNRFTNSNQ
- a CDS encoding glycosyltransferase family 4 protein, translated to MKVLIITYYWPPAGGSGVQRWLKFVKYLQNFDIEPIIYTVENANYPKADASLEKQIPKNITILKQPIWEPTDVLFWKNKQQQKKDISNSTNNGLLAFIRGNFFIPDPKIFWVKSSVKYLNKYLKNHKVDAIISTGPPHSMHLIAKQLQKLHKLKWIADFRDPWTNLYYNKEFNQLSFAKKKHLKLEKRVLQNADCVITVSNSLKKEFEVNSKRVEVITNGFDDEVLQSTEVILDSKFSISYIGLLPKQSNPKILFEVLKEISLEKANFKNDLELNFIGDISNEVLKEIERNQLKENANFIGYVSHEKAIQYQKKSQVLLLLIPNVENANGILTGKLFEYLTAKRPILALGPKNGDLSVILENTKAGEVFNYEDKLALKNKILALYYDYLKDDLKVASKNIDQFHRKQLTEQLATIIKSL